In Brevibacillus brevis NBRC 100599, a single genomic region encodes these proteins:
- the pnuC gene encoding nicotinamide riboside transporter PnuC, which translates to MNAKSTGFLADWNWFEKIWLISFTLVTLYLYFALDDTFIGLIASLTGMLSVVLVAKGKTWSYYPGIINVVLYAFVAYGQKYYGEVMLNLLYFLPMQFIGLYLWRKNRVSEVKQNDVKIAILSNRARIWWTILSIIATIAYGFVLKQMGGALPFVDSLTAVLSVIAMLFMVKRLVEQWVVWIIIDLFTIYMWLAAFLKDGSDISMLVMWSAYLVNAVYGLMNWVKQYRKQREEQTWGA; encoded by the coding sequence ATGAATGCGAAAAGCACCGGCTTTTTAGCAGACTGGAATTGGTTTGAAAAAATTTGGCTCATCTCGTTTACACTCGTTACCCTCTACTTGTATTTCGCGCTGGATGATACATTCATCGGCTTGATCGCCTCCTTAACAGGGATGCTGAGTGTCGTGCTCGTCGCCAAAGGAAAGACGTGGAGTTATTACCCGGGTATCATCAATGTGGTTTTGTACGCGTTCGTCGCCTATGGGCAAAAGTACTATGGGGAAGTCATGCTGAATCTTCTCTATTTTTTGCCGATGCAATTCATAGGACTCTACCTGTGGCGCAAAAACCGCGTGTCCGAAGTCAAACAAAATGACGTCAAGATTGCGATTTTGTCCAACCGAGCACGCATCTGGTGGACGATCTTGAGCATCATCGCAACCATTGCCTACGGGTTTGTATTGAAGCAAATGGGCGGGGCCTTGCCTTTTGTTGATTCCTTGACGGCTGTTCTCTCCGTCATCGCGATGCTTTTCATGGTGAAGCGCTTGGTCGAGCAGTGGGTGGTCTGGATCATTATTGATTTGTTCACGATCTACATGTGGCTGGCAGCGTTTTTGAAGGACGGAAGCGATATTTCGATGCTGGTCATGTGGTCCGCTTATTTAGTGAATGCCGTCTACGGCTTGATGAACTGGGTAAAACAGTATCGCAAGCAAAGGGAGGAGCAAACATGGGGAGCGTAG
- a CDS encoding IDEAL domain-containing protein yields MNRDELLEVGEWVLGKTKFGELIQGFVETDDSLRGTAKVYVVQCDNEETIGKLVVIPRQWMDRIPVGSFDDEEHMHDLIDLALVTKDREWFMDLTAKASTMKQSGKEARKTRSSSIRNRLGTSAIWEQ; encoded by the coding sequence ATGAATCGAGATGAGTTATTGGAAGTCGGAGAATGGGTATTAGGTAAAACCAAATTCGGCGAGTTAATTCAAGGCTTCGTCGAAACAGATGATTCATTGCGAGGTACCGCGAAAGTATATGTGGTTCAATGCGACAACGAAGAGACGATCGGCAAGCTGGTGGTGATTCCGAGACAGTGGATGGATCGCATTCCAGTAGGCTCTTTTGATGATGAAGAGCATATGCATGATTTGATCGACCTCGCACTCGTAACCAAAGACAGAGAGTGGTTTATGGACCTGACTGCCAAGGCAAGCACCATGAAACAGTCAGGGAAAGAAGCCCGCAAAACAAGAAGCTCTTCCATTCGCAATCGCTTGGGAACTTCTGCTATTTGGGAGCAATAA
- a CDS encoding DUF1802 family protein — protein sequence MQSIVQPLSPLSLKEWAVAVKALGEGEQIITIRKGGLYEETREFRLENNQFYLYPTYEHQKRDMVKADYQHLLDATLEGWTMDKKTVTIEYFAEVTDDVELMDEAKLRALSPFHIWTENFADVRLHWKKKQPLHILFVRMYRLEQPVEIPIDAAYQGCKSWHDLLVEIPRATFTPVLSDEEFAGKKAAIMTILQN from the coding sequence ATGCAGTCGATCGTACAGCCGCTATCCCCCCTTAGCTTGAAGGAATGGGCAGTCGCCGTCAAAGCGCTTGGAGAAGGTGAGCAGATCATCACGATCCGCAAGGGTGGGTTATACGAAGAAACACGAGAATTCCGCTTGGAAAACAATCAATTTTATTTGTATCCGACCTATGAGCACCAGAAGCGCGACATGGTAAAGGCAGACTACCAACATCTGTTAGATGCGACCCTCGAAGGCTGGACAATGGACAAGAAGACCGTGACGATCGAATATTTTGCCGAAGTAACCGACGATGTAGAGCTGATGGACGAAGCCAAGCTGCGCGCGCTATCGCCCTTCCACATCTGGACGGAAAATTTCGCAGATGTGCGCTTGCATTGGAAGAAAAAACAGCCGCTGCACATTTTGTTCGTGCGGATGTATCGATTAGAGCAACCGGTAGAAATTCCGATTGACGCTGCTTATCAGGGCTGCAAATCCTGGCATGATCTATTGGTGGAGATTCCGCGAGCTACGTTTACGCCTGTGCTTTCCGACGAGGAGTTCGCAGGGAAAAAAGCTGCGATCATGACGATTCTGCAAAACTAA
- a CDS encoding TIGR02452 family protein, which translates to MNQGHNRSVRVRIAQETLQIIEQGYYVNKAGEKKSITEDLAAAISQSVLYRPNDLAADTVQLPSHQTTAAQLRAKIEVTSESSLDAAKRLVVSEKRADAVCLNFASAKNPGGGFLGGSQAQEESLARSSGLYPCIVQMQEMYTYHRQLKTCFYSDYMIYSPRVPVVRDQSDQLLPDPYLLSFVTAPAVNAGVVREREPENIAKIGPVMMERIRKILRAAAIHNHRTIILGAYGCGVFRNKAEDVADYFATVLIEEQYAQLFEHIVFAVYDNSARQENLRAFKERFA; encoded by the coding sequence ATGAATCAGGGACACAATCGAAGCGTACGCGTACGAATCGCGCAAGAGACGCTGCAAATCATAGAGCAGGGCTACTACGTAAACAAAGCGGGAGAAAAGAAGAGCATTACGGAGGATCTCGCTGCTGCCATCAGCCAGTCGGTCTTGTATCGTCCAAATGATTTGGCTGCAGATACAGTACAACTGCCATCACATCAAACAACAGCTGCACAACTGCGTGCCAAGATCGAGGTCACCTCGGAATCCAGCCTGGATGCAGCCAAGCGCCTTGTCGTTTCTGAGAAACGAGCAGATGCCGTATGCTTGAATTTTGCTTCCGCCAAAAATCCGGGCGGAGGATTCCTAGGGGGAAGTCAGGCGCAGGAAGAGAGCTTGGCGCGTTCCTCTGGTCTGTATCCTTGCATCGTGCAAATGCAGGAAATGTACACCTACCATCGCCAGTTGAAAACCTGCTTTTATTCCGACTACATGATTTATTCACCGCGGGTCCCCGTGGTCCGCGATCAAAGCGATCAGCTTTTGCCTGATCCATACCTCTTGTCTTTCGTAACGGCGCCTGCTGTGAATGCGGGGGTTGTTCGTGAGCGAGAGCCTGAAAATATCGCAAAGATTGGTCCTGTCATGATGGAGCGCATCCGGAAAATTTTGCGGGCAGCAGCCATTCACAACCATCGGACGATCATTTTGGGGGCGTACGGCTGCGGAGTATTCCGCAACAAAGCGGAGGACGTAGCAGATTACTTTGCGACTGTTTTGATCGAGGAACAGTATGCACAGCTTTTTGAACACATTGTTTTTGCCGTCTACGACAATTCTGCGCGCCAGGAAAACCTGCGAGCGTTCAAGGAGAGATTCGCATGA
- a CDS encoding NUDIX hydrolase: MKDKPSVNKQGQTEQEYLEAYDVSQFERPSVTVDMLVFTVMDELEENYRKLSPKSLKILLVKRGEHPYIGQWALPGGFVTPGESLEEAARRELRTETNVDDIYLEQLYTWGDAGRDPRTWVISTSYMALVDSSSLQLQAGDDAEEAEWYRIEDRWLKETKTATLDGSITEKWLELRLVHEREQLSATIKITKTVTGRTVRETREIVETNNLAFDHAKIIQYALERLRNKIEYTDIAFALMPELFTLSDLQQVYEVILGRELLAAAFRRKVADKVVETNQYRKHAGHRPSKYFRFNPEWMDQT, encoded by the coding sequence ATGAAAGATAAACCTTCTGTCAATAAACAAGGCCAAACCGAACAGGAGTACTTGGAAGCTTATGATGTCAGCCAATTCGAGCGACCGTCTGTGACAGTCGATATGCTGGTATTCACCGTGATGGATGAGCTGGAAGAGAATTACCGCAAGCTCTCGCCCAAGTCGTTGAAAATATTGCTGGTGAAGCGTGGTGAGCATCCGTATATCGGCCAATGGGCGTTGCCAGGTGGGTTTGTTACACCTGGGGAGAGTCTGGAGGAGGCAGCCAGACGCGAGCTGCGTACGGAAACAAACGTAGACGACATTTACTTGGAGCAGCTCTACACCTGGGGCGATGCGGGCAGAGATCCACGGACATGGGTTATTAGCACGTCGTACATGGCCTTGGTAGACAGCTCGTCTTTACAGTTGCAGGCAGGGGATGATGCAGAGGAAGCGGAGTGGTACCGCATCGAGGACAGGTGGCTAAAAGAAACGAAGACGGCGACGCTTGACGGCTCCATTACTGAAAAATGGCTGGAGCTGCGTCTTGTACATGAGAGAGAGCAACTGTCTGCCACGATTAAAATTACCAAAACAGTAACGGGTCGCACTGTACGTGAGACTCGCGAAATTGTAGAGACGAACAACCTTGCATTTGATCACGCCAAAATCATTCAATACGCACTGGAGCGATTGCGTAACAAGATTGAATACACAGATATCGCCTTTGCCTTAATGCCGGAGCTGTTTACCCTAAGCGATCTACAACAGGTGTACGAAGTGATTTTGGGACGTGAGCTGTTGGCAGCGGCGTTTCGCAGGAAGGTAGCCGACAAAGTGGTGGAAACGAATCAATATCGAAAACATGCCGGGCACCGCCCATCCAAGTATTTCCGCTTTAACCCGGAATGGATGGATCAGACGTAG
- the ytvI gene encoding sporulation integral membrane protein YtvI, with protein MTIRKMIILLLVLAVGLFLLPYSIPFLLALLTAILVEPLVLFLIKRLRTNRMSAVITAFFLFLISFGIVLYWIGTQIVIQGIDLAQRLPAYSQHIFELVESYLMSWETYYASLPAETVSEIQSVFAGLKSWALTSASTVAKGILGVAAIIPGFLISTIIYLVALFLISLDLPKLRAGFMRMFTVSAREKVEVVISQLNRATLGFLRAQIILSLMTFALSLLGLLILQVKYAAVISLMIVFVDILPILGTGSFLVPWAIYTFLMGNSSLAIGLIVIFLVITVVRRIIEPKILASNLGISALAALVSMFLGFQVLGFFGLILGPALVIIYEALRKAGFLNFKIDF; from the coding sequence ATGACGATTCGGAAAATGATCATCCTGCTACTAGTTCTAGCAGTCGGGTTGTTTCTTTTGCCTTACTCCATCCCCTTTTTGCTAGCACTGTTAACTGCAATTCTGGTTGAGCCGCTCGTCTTGTTTCTTATCAAAAGACTACGAACGAATCGGATGAGTGCAGTAATCACAGCCTTTTTCCTGTTTCTCATTTCTTTTGGGATTGTACTGTACTGGATCGGTACGCAGATTGTGATTCAGGGAATAGATTTGGCTCAGCGATTACCGGCTTATTCACAGCATATTTTTGAGTTGGTCGAGTCCTATTTGATGAGCTGGGAAACTTACTATGCGTCGTTACCTGCTGAAACCGTATCGGAAATCCAGAGTGTCTTCGCTGGGCTGAAAAGCTGGGCGCTTACTTCAGCCTCTACGGTTGCCAAAGGGATTCTCGGTGTGGCAGCCATCATTCCGGGCTTTTTAATCTCCACGATTATTTACCTGGTTGCCTTGTTTTTGATCAGTCTCGATTTGCCGAAGTTGCGTGCTGGGTTCATGAGAATGTTCACCGTATCTGCTCGTGAAAAGGTCGAGGTGGTTATCTCTCAATTGAACCGTGCCACCCTTGGGTTTTTACGTGCCCAAATCATCTTGAGTCTGATGACGTTCGCGCTGTCCTTATTGGGATTACTCATTTTGCAGGTCAAGTATGCAGCCGTCATTTCGCTCATGATCGTTTTCGTCGATATTCTCCCCATCTTAGGCACAGGCTCGTTCCTCGTCCCATGGGCCATTTACACCTTCTTGATGGGTAACTCTTCTCTGGCAATCGGCCTGATCGTCATCTTCCTCGTGATTACGGTCGTCCGTCGCATTATTGAACCAAAGATACTCGCATCTAATCTGGGAATAAGCGCCCTGGCCGCTCTTGTCAGCATGTTCCTCGGATTTCAGGTGCTGGGATTTTTCGGGCTGATACTTGGTCCAGCGCTCGTCATTATCTACGAGGCGCTGAGAAAAGCTGGATTCTTGAATTTCAAAATCGATTTTTGA
- a CDS encoding quinone oxidoreductase family protein, producing the protein MKAILVTELGGPETMKYAEVEMPTMSSTQVLIRVEMTSVNFADIKSRYGKKGAAKLPFIPGLDATGVIEQVGAEVQSLKVGQRVIAFPANGSYAEYIVAEECLTFALPDQISTETAAACPVVSFTSYQLLAKVARIAKGETVLIHAAAGGIGTTAIQLAKLLGAGRVIGTVGNEAKAEIALSAGADHVICNDREDFVESVRALTDGAGADVILDSISGTVSERSLECLAWYGRLVHFGNASGEIGQIKTIDLHASCRSVLGFSFGTTRKLRPHLLQDTAKQVLDYLANGQLDIKIGKHFALEEAASAHALVESRASTGKVLLDVRS; encoded by the coding sequence ATGAAAGCGATCCTGGTAACGGAATTAGGCGGGCCAGAGACGATGAAATATGCGGAAGTCGAGATGCCGACCATGTCATCTACACAAGTCCTGATCCGCGTCGAGATGACCAGTGTCAATTTTGCCGATATCAAATCCAGGTATGGAAAAAAGGGAGCTGCCAAGCTGCCGTTTATCCCGGGACTCGATGCGACTGGCGTGATCGAACAGGTAGGGGCAGAGGTGCAAAGCCTGAAGGTGGGACAACGAGTCATTGCGTTTCCGGCCAACGGATCATACGCCGAGTATATCGTGGCGGAAGAGTGTTTGACTTTTGCACTGCCAGATCAAATCAGCACGGAAACAGCAGCCGCTTGCCCAGTCGTGTCATTTACTTCGTACCAGCTACTGGCGAAGGTTGCCCGCATTGCCAAAGGGGAAACTGTACTGATTCACGCTGCGGCAGGCGGAATTGGGACGACGGCGATTCAATTAGCCAAGCTACTCGGAGCAGGTCGTGTCATCGGAACAGTCGGTAATGAAGCAAAGGCGGAAATTGCCTTGTCAGCTGGTGCCGACCATGTGATTTGCAATGATCGCGAAGATTTTGTGGAGAGTGTACGCGCGCTGACGGATGGTGCGGGAGCCGATGTGATTTTGGACTCGATTTCTGGAACGGTGAGCGAGCGTAGTCTCGAGTGCCTCGCTTGGTACGGCCGACTCGTCCATTTTGGCAATGCCAGCGGTGAAATCGGTCAGATCAAGACAATCGATTTGCACGCAAGCTGCCGCTCTGTATTAGGCTTCAGCTTTGGTACGACACGCAAGCTGCGTCCACACTTGTTACAGGATACTGCCAAGCAAGTTTTGGACTATTTGGCGAATGGACAGCTGGATATCAAGATCGGCAAGCATTTTGCATTGGAAGAAGCAGCAAGTGCCCATGCGTTGGTAGAGAGTAGGGCGAGTACGGGAAAAGTACTGCTGGATGTGCGTTCGTAA
- the nadR gene encoding multifunctional transcriptional regulator/nicotinamide-nucleotide adenylyltransferase/ribosylnicotinamide kinase NadR — translation MGSVGFIGGKFLPLHQGHVYAITQAACRCDELYVVLSHSPTRDRKLCEEAGIRSIPYEVRLRWLSTLVKDMENVRVLAVEDLADSDESYDWEAGAADIKREIGKKIDLVFSSESAYDPIFRRLYPEAAHIILDESRSQVPISATQIRNEGVFAHWQHIPAIVQPYFVKKVVMVGTESCGKSTLTRYLAKIYNTMFVEEYGRTICEEVGGCDTILTPEYFPHIAYGHKMEEYKALQQANKLLFIDTEAIVTQFYSELYTGQTFPVLDQIAKEQAYDLWLLMEPDVAWVDDGLRVHGDEQVRLHNHEKLRKMLDDRGITYVTLRGNYAERLQGAMQHVDQLLKATSQRAEIGLD, via the coding sequence ATGGGGAGCGTAGGCTTCATTGGCGGCAAATTTTTGCCACTTCATCAAGGACATGTATACGCGATTACACAGGCGGCCTGCCGCTGCGACGAGCTATACGTCGTTCTCTCGCACAGCCCTACGCGCGACCGAAAGCTGTGTGAGGAGGCAGGAATCAGGTCCATTCCCTATGAAGTACGGTTGAGATGGCTGTCCACGCTGGTTAAGGACATGGAAAATGTCCGTGTGCTTGCAGTTGAGGATCTTGCGGATAGCGACGAGAGCTACGATTGGGAGGCGGGAGCAGCGGACATCAAGCGCGAGATCGGGAAAAAAATCGATCTGGTTTTCAGCTCAGAGTCCGCCTATGATCCGATTTTTCGCCGTTTATACCCGGAGGCAGCGCACATCATTCTCGATGAATCGCGCAGCCAAGTACCGATCTCCGCTACCCAGATTCGCAACGAAGGGGTCTTCGCTCATTGGCAGCACATCCCGGCTATTGTTCAGCCCTATTTCGTCAAAAAGGTAGTCATGGTAGGAACAGAGAGCTGTGGAAAATCGACCTTGACCCGTTATCTTGCGAAAATCTACAACACTATGTTTGTCGAGGAGTACGGTCGCACAATCTGCGAAGAGGTTGGGGGCTGCGATACGATTTTGACACCGGAGTATTTCCCGCACATCGCGTATGGTCACAAAATGGAAGAATACAAAGCGCTCCAGCAAGCCAACAAGCTCTTGTTTATCGATACCGAAGCGATTGTCACCCAGTTTTACTCTGAACTGTACACCGGGCAAACCTTCCCTGTTCTTGACCAGATTGCCAAAGAGCAGGCGTATGATTTGTGGCTATTGATGGAGCCAGATGTCGCATGGGTAGATGATGGACTGCGTGTGCACGGAGACGAGCAAGTGCGCCTGCACAATCACGAAAAGCTGCGTAAGATGCTGGATGATCGGGGAATTACGTACGTGACATTGCGAGGAAATTATGCGGAGAGACTGCAAGGAGCTATGCAGCATGTCGATCAACTGTTGAAGGCGACTTCTCAACGAGCTGAAATTGGGCTAGACTAA
- a CDS encoding cation:dicarboxylate symporter family transporter, whose translation MKRFGLAMQIVVGLILGILVGAIFYGNPAVATYLQPIGDIFLRLIKMIVVPIVVATLIVGVAGVGDMKKLGKIGGKTILYFEIVTTIAIIIGLLAANIFQPGVGVDRTVLTKTDIHKYVDTAEATQSHGMVETFVKIVPTNIFDSLARGDMLAIIFFSVLFGLGVAAAGEKGRPVLNFFNGVADAMFWVVNTIMRFAPFGVFALIGVTVSKFGLSSLIPLGKLVILVHVAMVFFILVVLGIIARISGIKITSLLRVLKDELLLAYSTSSSETVLPKIMEKMEKMGCPKAIASFVIPTGYSFNLDGSTLYQALAALFIAQMYGIHMPISTQITLMLVLMVTSKGIAGVPGVSFVVLLATLGSVGLPVEGLAFIAGVDRLMDMARTVVNVVGNALAAIVISRWEGQFDKKKADDYVQAVKADPSAA comes from the coding sequence ATGAAGCGGTTTGGATTAGCGATGCAGATTGTCGTCGGTCTCATTCTGGGTATCCTGGTGGGTGCCATTTTTTACGGCAACCCGGCAGTGGCGACCTATTTACAGCCTATCGGTGATATTTTTCTCCGGTTGATTAAAATGATTGTCGTTCCGATCGTTGTTGCCACGCTTATTGTGGGCGTAGCAGGCGTAGGTGACATGAAAAAGCTCGGCAAAATTGGTGGTAAGACAATTCTGTATTTTGAAATCGTTACCACGATTGCCATTATCATTGGTCTTTTGGCGGCCAATATCTTTCAACCGGGTGTCGGCGTGGATCGAACAGTCCTTACCAAGACTGATATCCACAAGTATGTAGACACGGCAGAAGCAACACAGAGTCACGGTATGGTGGAAACATTTGTTAAGATTGTACCAACGAATATCTTTGATTCGCTTGCTCGTGGTGATATGTTAGCGATTATTTTCTTCTCCGTTCTGTTTGGACTTGGTGTCGCAGCAGCAGGGGAGAAGGGAAGGCCGGTTCTCAACTTTTTCAATGGAGTCGCGGACGCCATGTTCTGGGTTGTGAACACCATCATGCGTTTCGCTCCGTTCGGTGTTTTTGCACTGATTGGTGTTACCGTTTCCAAATTCGGTTTGTCTTCCTTGATTCCATTGGGGAAACTGGTTATTTTGGTTCACGTTGCCATGGTGTTCTTCATCTTGGTGGTATTGGGCATCATCGCACGTATCAGCGGAATCAAAATCACTTCCCTTCTGCGTGTATTGAAGGACGAGCTGTTGTTGGCTTACTCCACTTCCAGCTCCGAGACTGTACTGCCTAAAATTATGGAAAAAATGGAGAAGATGGGCTGTCCGAAGGCGATCGCGTCCTTTGTTATTCCGACAGGCTACTCCTTCAACCTGGATGGTTCCACACTGTACCAGGCACTGGCTGCTCTGTTCATTGCGCAAATGTATGGTATTCACATGCCAATTAGCACACAGATCACGCTGATGCTCGTACTGATGGTTACGTCCAAAGGGATCGCTGGTGTACCGGGAGTATCGTTCGTAGTACTGTTGGCTACCCTCGGCTCTGTAGGTCTCCCAGTAGAAGGTCTTGCTTTCATCGCCGGTGTAGACCGTTTGATGGATATGGCTCGTACAGTTGTTAACGTAGTAGGGAATGCGTTGGCAGCAATCGTGATCTCTCGTTGGGAAGGTCAGTTCGACAAAAAGAAAGCAGACGATTATGTTCAGGCAGTAAAAGCCGATCCGAGTGCTGCTTAA
- a CDS encoding RrF2 family transcriptional regulator — MNSEFTIAVHSLALLAHIPEHMASSELIAKNVCTNPARIRKIMSILRKNEFVKTKEGIGGGYILACDPNEVTLAEIYRSISNGTLKPHWCSGDPQEACQVSANMHGVMDQIFTEAEMYFTKYLEQITIQTVLDKVRHGCQESSQQ, encoded by the coding sequence GTGAATAGTGAATTTACCATTGCTGTTCACAGCTTGGCTTTGTTGGCTCATATCCCGGAGCATATGGCAAGCAGTGAGCTCATCGCAAAAAATGTATGTACGAATCCAGCCAGAATTCGCAAAATCATGAGCATTCTGCGTAAGAACGAATTTGTGAAGACCAAAGAGGGAATTGGCGGCGGTTATATCCTCGCGTGCGACCCGAATGAGGTCACCTTGGCCGAGATATATCGTTCGATCTCGAATGGTACGCTGAAGCCGCACTGGTGTTCGGGAGATCCGCAAGAAGCGTGTCAGGTTTCTGCGAATATGCACGGAGTTATGGATCAGATTTTTACCGAAGCAGAGATGTACTTTACAAAATATTTGGAACAAATCACGATCCAAACCGTATTAGATAAAGTCCGTCATGGATGTCAGGAGAGTTCGCAACAGTAA
- a CDS encoding GNAT family N-acetyltransferase — protein MQMISTSELDKNVITEFFIKHWGSPQMVISSGVFQCDALDGYAVMGEEGAINGFISYVLEDQECEIISLDSLIENKGIGTALLNQVEQTAKEKGCHRMKLITTNDNLHAMGFYQKRGYQFHELYIHAVDKARQIKPEIPLIADNGIPIRDEILFIKKLF, from the coding sequence ATGCAGATGATTTCAACAAGTGAACTGGACAAAAACGTCATCACTGAATTTTTTATCAAACATTGGGGAAGTCCGCAAATGGTCATCTCCAGTGGCGTTTTCCAATGCGATGCGCTGGACGGCTACGCAGTAATGGGGGAAGAGGGTGCAATCAACGGATTTATTTCTTATGTGCTCGAAGATCAGGAATGTGAAATTATTTCCTTGGACAGTTTGATCGAAAACAAAGGAATCGGGACCGCCCTTCTCAATCAAGTAGAGCAGACCGCCAAAGAAAAAGGCTGCCACCGGATGAAGCTCATCACCACCAACGATAACCTGCACGCCATGGGCTTTTACCAAAAAAGAGGCTATCAGTTTCACGAGCTGTACATCCATGCTGTGGACAAGGCCCGGCAAATCAAACCAGAAATCCCCCTTATCGCAGACAATGGCATCCCAATCCGCGATGAAATCCTTTTTATTAAAAAGCTTTTTTGA
- a CDS encoding pyridoxal-phosphate-dependent aminotransferase family protein: MCAYKELTTSQRTIMTPGPVEAEPSVLRVMGSPILGQFDPEFTDIMNETMEMLRKLFQTSNHWAFPIDGTSRAGIEAVLCSIIEPGDRVLVPIYGRFGHLLTEISERYGADVITMETRWGSVFEPKDVIAEIERVQPKIVAMVHGETSTGCVQPLKEIGEACRRMDVLFVVDAVASIGGTEVKVDDWYIDACIGGTQKCLSVPSGMAPITFNSRIEELLLQRKKIERGLADPSAPKSAQTRTIRSNYFDLSQLMDYWGPARLNHHTEATTMLYALREGVRIALTEGLEARFARHRLHEQALVAGVLAMGLQLYGDPACKLPVVTCIKIPDGLDGESVRAMLLEDFHIEIASSFGPLKGTIWRIGTMGYSCRKKNILHVLGALEAVLIRHGARVHAGRAVQAALDIYDQEKGQNS; the protein is encoded by the coding sequence ATGTGTGCATACAAAGAACTGACCACCTCACAACGGACAATCATGACGCCAGGGCCAGTCGAGGCCGAGCCTAGTGTTCTCCGCGTGATGGGGTCACCCATTTTGGGACAATTCGATCCAGAATTCACAGACATCATGAACGAAACAATGGAAATGCTTCGGAAATTGTTTCAGACATCCAATCATTGGGCATTCCCTATAGATGGAACTTCCCGGGCGGGCATCGAGGCCGTTTTATGTAGCATAATTGAACCAGGAGATCGGGTGCTTGTACCCATTTATGGACGATTCGGGCACTTGCTCACGGAGATTTCGGAAAGGTACGGCGCAGATGTGATAACGATGGAAACGCGCTGGGGAAGTGTCTTTGAACCGAAGGACGTCATTGCCGAAATCGAGCGAGTTCAGCCCAAAATCGTAGCAATGGTTCACGGTGAAACATCCACTGGCTGTGTTCAGCCCTTGAAAGAAATCGGAGAAGCTTGCCGCCGGATGGATGTGCTGTTTGTCGTTGATGCTGTCGCTTCGATCGGCGGGACAGAAGTGAAGGTAGACGATTGGTATATCGACGCTTGTATTGGCGGCACACAAAAATGCTTGTCGGTCCCATCAGGAATGGCTCCGATCACGTTTAATTCTCGTATAGAAGAACTCTTGCTCCAACGGAAAAAGATTGAGCGTGGACTCGCTGATCCCTCTGCTCCGAAATCTGCTCAAACCCGAACGATCCGCAGCAACTATTTTGACTTGAGCCAGCTCATGGATTACTGGGGACCCGCACGGCTGAACCACCATACGGAGGCGACAACGATGCTGTACGCCTTGCGCGAAGGAGTGCGCATCGCCCTCACGGAAGGTCTGGAGGCGAGATTTGCCAGACATCGCTTGCATGAACAAGCCTTGGTCGCTGGTGTGTTGGCGATGGGATTGCAGCTCTATGGCGATCCGGCTTGCAAGCTTCCCGTCGTGACCTGTATTAAAATTCCTGACGGGCTCGACGGAGAGTCAGTCCGTGCTATGCTGCTCGAAGATTTTCATATTGAAATTGCCAGTTCCTTTGGGCCGCTAAAAGGAACAATCTGGCGGATTGGCACAATGGGCTACAGCTGCCGGAAGAAAAACATTTTGCATGTGCTAGGGGCGTTGGAAGCCGTTCTCATTCGGCATGGAGCCCGTGTACACGCTGGGCGCGCTGTTCAAGCTGCATTGGATATCTACGATCAGGAAAAAGGACAAAACAGCTAG